A genome region from Streptomyces xanthophaeus includes the following:
- a CDS encoding ABC transporter family substrate-binding protein, which translates to MSQRRRRSLALLTSGVLALPLLTGCGAGDDEGGQAAAGQDIATTTRDKVADGGVLRWAVDTLPDTLNTFQADADATTNRIAGAVLPQLFVLDAKGRPVANPDYLEKAEVIEREPKQVVQYKLNQKAVWSDGREIGAADFVAQWRALNGKDSAYWTARNAGYERIEKIEKGKTDLEVRVTFNKPYADWRSLFTPLYPKQVTGTPDAFNEGARGALKITAGPFALGAIDKKTGTAALTRNARWWGRQAKLDTLVLTAVPRAERPAALAAGKLDLAEIDRAGADRIALARRDAAAKKGPGAGGAPAHGPEAALTPAQATLSWATAFGADEEKAAAETESRQKHLASVKRYADEQTALKAFTVRKSLEPAYTQLAMNGSSGPLADERVRRAVARALDRKALAEVVLKPLGLPAKPVGSHLALAGQRAYADNSDALGGQDTHAAQALLADAGWRKGGKITEPAGAKAGPESAPQDDSKTPSGPGTGNDGLYIVGQDDGANGEPRSAAADRPKDGTAPEGAQDGPSPVLAPAPFGAEQRVSLLAQAAHVARAARAEAADDGKGVPAREGDAADPAKASPAPAPAKQPVRNSGNMLAKDGKALSLRFVLPAGPGSESLRTVGERIAGMLRKIGVNTETVKVADDSFFKDHIASGQYDLALYSWPATAYPATDARPIFAKPEPAADGSLLVEQNYTRVGTDHIDQLFDQAVGELDEEQSRELMRKADARIWAAAGSIPLFQRPELVAVKPGLANAGAFGLGAPRYQDIGWKKAPAAKDKKK; encoded by the coding sequence ATGTCCCAGAGAAGGCGCAGGTCCTTGGCGCTCCTGACCTCGGGAGTCCTCGCACTGCCGCTGCTCACGGGCTGCGGCGCGGGTGACGACGAGGGCGGCCAGGCCGCCGCAGGGCAGGACATCGCCACGACCACCCGCGACAAGGTCGCGGACGGGGGTGTGCTGCGCTGGGCGGTGGACACGCTCCCGGACACCCTCAACACCTTCCAGGCCGACGCGGACGCCACCACCAACAGGATCGCCGGCGCCGTGCTGCCCCAGCTCTTCGTGCTGGACGCCAAGGGGCGGCCGGTGGCCAACCCGGACTACCTGGAGAAGGCCGAGGTCATCGAGCGGGAGCCGAAGCAGGTCGTCCAGTACAAGCTGAACCAGAAGGCGGTGTGGAGCGACGGTCGCGAGATCGGCGCCGCCGACTTCGTGGCGCAGTGGCGGGCCCTGAACGGCAAGGACTCGGCGTACTGGACGGCGCGCAACGCCGGCTACGAGCGGATCGAGAAGATCGAGAAGGGCAAGACCGACCTGGAGGTCAGGGTCACCTTCAACAAGCCGTACGCCGACTGGCGCTCCCTCTTCACCCCGCTCTACCCCAAGCAGGTCACCGGTACCCCGGACGCCTTCAACGAGGGTGCCCGCGGCGCGCTGAAGATCACCGCCGGGCCCTTCGCGCTCGGCGCGATCGACAAGAAGACCGGTACCGCGGCCCTGACCCGCAACGCCCGCTGGTGGGGCCGGCAGGCCAAGCTGGACACGCTGGTCCTGACGGCGGTCCCGCGGGCCGAGCGTCCGGCGGCGCTGGCCGCCGGGAAGCTCGATCTGGCGGAGATCGACCGGGCCGGGGCCGACCGGATCGCACTGGCCCGCCGGGACGCGGCCGCCAAGAAGGGCCCGGGCGCGGGCGGTGCCCCGGCCCACGGCCCGGAGGCCGCGCTGACCCCGGCGCAGGCCACGCTGTCGTGGGCGACCGCTTTCGGCGCGGACGAGGAGAAGGCGGCGGCGGAGACGGAGAGCCGCCAGAAGCACCTCGCCTCGGTCAAGCGGTACGCGGACGAGCAGACGGCCCTGAAGGCCTTCACGGTACGGAAGTCCCTGGAGCCGGCCTACACCCAGCTCGCGATGAACGGGTCCTCCGGCCCGCTGGCGGACGAGCGGGTGCGCCGGGCGGTGGCCCGGGCCCTGGACCGCAAGGCGCTGGCCGAGGTCGTCCTGAAGCCGCTGGGCCTGCCCGCGAAGCCGGTCGGCAGCCACCTGGCCCTGGCCGGGCAGCGGGCGTACGCCGACAACAGCGACGCGCTCGGCGGCCAGGACACGCACGCGGCCCAGGCCCTGCTCGCGGACGCGGGCTGGCGCAAGGGCGGCAAGATCACCGAGCCCGCCGGCGCCAAGGCCGGCCCGGAGAGCGCGCCGCAGGACGACTCGAAGACCCCGTCGGGCCCGGGCACCGGAAACGACGGGCTCTACATCGTGGGCCAGGACGACGGGGCCAACGGCGAGCCGCGCTCGGCGGCCGCCGACCGCCCGAAGGACGGCACCGCCCCGGAGGGGGCCCAGGACGGGCCGTCCCCGGTGCTGGCCCCGGCCCCCTTCGGGGCCGAGCAGCGGGTGTCCCTGCTCGCCCAGGCGGCCCACGTCGCCCGGGCCGCCCGGGCGGAGGCCGCCGACGACGGCAAGGGGGTCCCGGCCCGCGAAGGCGACGCGGCCGATCCCGCCAAGGCCTCCCCGGCCCCGGCCCCCGCCAAGCAGCCCGTCCGTAATTCCGGGAACATGCTCGCCAAGGACGGCAAGGCGCTCAGCCTGCGCTTCGTCCTCCCGGCGGGCCCCGGCTCGGAGTCCCTGCGCACCGTCGGCGAGCGGATCGCCGGGATGCTCCGCAAGATCGGCGTGAACACCGAGACGGTCAAGGTGGCCGACGACAGCTTCTTCAAGGACCACATCGCCTCCGGCCAGTACGACCTGGCCCTGTACTCCTGGCCCGCGACGGCCTACCCGGCCACCGACGCCAGGCCGATCTTCGCCAAGCCGGAGCCGGCCGCGGACGGCTCGCTCCTCGTCGAACAGAACTACACCCGGGTCGGCACCGACCACATCGACCAGCTGTTCGACCAGGCGGTCGGCGAGCTGGACGAGGAGCAGTCCCGTGAGCTGATGCGCAAGGCCGACGCCCGGATCTGGGCCGCCGCGGGCTCCATCCCCCTCTTCCAGCGCCCCGAGCTGGTGGCGGTCAAGCCGGGTCTCGCCAACGCCGGTGCCTTCGGCCTCGGCGCCCCCCGCTACCAGGACATCGGCTGGAAGAAGGCGCCGGCCGCGAAGGACAAGAAGAAGTAG
- a CDS encoding SpoIIE family protein phosphatase has product MSEIPAQAHQTDVPRETWHDALWHSSPPGSIYDYIKVASFSIGPDGFIDQWSLRAEELFGLSASQAVGRDPVDAFMPPELRPDAHRKVAEILDGKEWTGLIPFRIPGGNGAHGVAEIYVMPTQTETAERAALCVVVDVRALRRIESDLAASQAIFGQSPFGFLLFGTDLTVQRANRRFATVFGGAVEEHRGKTVHDYLPAHEADRMTEALRRVLDTGDSVTDLRITGATPRSRENRHWSINLYRVHGGSGRPIGVAGIGTDVTRRHLAAREAAGVRRNLALLNEAGHRIGNSLDLETTARELLDVTVPGFCDLAAVDLYQGLLLGDDDRPARPQGPGVPSLPGQGPARTPSAALRRVAFASAVSDAPLSGPGAPVSVGDIHRYPAASPGALALRTARPRLIEGGGPEDLVQSTLVVPMVAHDTVVGLAQFSRTKGSEPFGERDRAVAVELAARAAVCIDNARLYRREHERALILQRSLLPPGDPEAAGLDIACRYLPGNAATEVGGDWFDVIELPGHRTALVVGDVMGRGLRAAVAMGELRTAVRTLALLDLEPAEVLTALDEIARGLGAPGGSQQASRAALHSRDADRSEVYLATCVYAVYDPVTRRCTIANAGHMPPVLVEPPDEAGVPRPALLLEVPPGMPLGVGGEPFEEVEVDLPEGALLALYTDGLVESRDHPLEEGLRGLRAALADPVRPLEDVCDHVLNTLDTRHGEDDIALLMARVQGLPLDAVGDWQLPREARSVGRARELARAKLPAWGLEGLLDTTELLVSELVTNALRYGEGEIRLRLLLDRTLVCEVWDANLVQPRRRRARDTDEGGRGLQLVGLLSAGWGTRRTHRGKTVWFELPLPGQASEAVTELSAEQLLSMYG; this is encoded by the coding sequence GTGAGCGAGATACCTGCGCAGGCACATCAGACCGACGTGCCGCGAGAGACATGGCACGACGCCCTGTGGCACAGCAGTCCGCCTGGCTCGATATATGACTACATAAAGGTCGCTTCCTTCTCGATCGGGCCCGACGGGTTCATCGACCAATGGAGCCTGCGCGCCGAGGAACTGTTCGGCCTGAGCGCCTCCCAGGCCGTGGGACGCGACCCGGTCGACGCCTTCATGCCGCCCGAGCTGCGTCCCGACGCGCACCGCAAGGTCGCCGAGATCCTCGACGGCAAGGAATGGACGGGCCTCATCCCCTTCCGGATCCCGGGCGGGAACGGCGCGCACGGCGTGGCCGAGATCTATGTGATGCCGACCCAGACCGAGACCGCCGAGCGGGCCGCGCTGTGTGTCGTCGTCGACGTACGCGCGCTGCGCCGGATCGAATCCGACCTCGCGGCTTCACAAGCGATATTCGGCCAATCTCCCTTCGGCTTCCTGCTCTTCGGCACGGACCTCACCGTGCAGCGGGCCAACCGCCGCTTCGCCACCGTCTTCGGGGGCGCCGTCGAGGAGCACCGCGGCAAGACCGTGCACGACTACCTGCCGGCGCACGAGGCCGACCGGATGACCGAAGCCCTGCGCCGGGTGCTGGACACCGGGGACTCGGTCACCGACCTGAGGATCACCGGCGCCACCCCCCGCAGCCGGGAGAACCGCCACTGGTCCATCAACCTCTACCGCGTCCACGGCGGCAGCGGCCGCCCCATCGGCGTCGCCGGGATCGGCACCGACGTCACCCGCCGCCACCTCGCCGCCCGCGAGGCCGCCGGGGTCCGGCGCAACCTGGCCCTCCTCAACGAGGCCGGGCACCGCATCGGGAACTCCCTCGACCTGGAGACCACCGCCCGCGAACTCCTCGACGTCACCGTCCCCGGCTTCTGCGACCTGGCCGCCGTCGACCTCTACCAGGGCCTGCTGCTCGGCGACGACGACCGGCCCGCCCGGCCGCAGGGCCCGGGCGTGCCCAGCCTGCCCGGCCAGGGCCCGGCGCGGACGCCCTCGGCCGCCCTGCGCCGGGTGGCCTTCGCCTCCGCCGTCTCGGACGCCCCGCTGTCCGGTCCCGGCGCACCGGTCTCCGTGGGCGACATCCACCGCTACCCGGCCGCGTCGCCGGGCGCGCTGGCCCTGCGTACGGCGCGGCCGCGGCTCATCGAGGGCGGCGGACCGGAGGACCTCGTACAGTCCACGCTGGTCGTGCCGATGGTCGCCCACGACACGGTCGTCGGGCTCGCGCAGTTCTCCCGGACCAAGGGCAGCGAACCCTTCGGCGAACGCGACCGCGCGGTCGCCGTGGAACTGGCCGCACGGGCCGCCGTATGCATCGACAACGCCCGCCTCTACCGGCGCGAGCACGAGCGGGCGCTGATCCTGCAGCGCAGCCTGCTGCCCCCCGGCGACCCGGAGGCGGCCGGCCTCGACATCGCCTGCCGGTACCTCCCCGGCAACGCGGCCACCGAGGTCGGCGGCGACTGGTTCGACGTGATCGAACTCCCCGGCCACCGCACCGCGCTGGTCGTCGGCGACGTCATGGGCCGCGGCCTGCGGGCCGCCGTGGCCATGGGAGAACTGCGGACCGCCGTACGCACCCTCGCGCTGCTGGACCTCGAACCGGCGGAGGTACTGACCGCGCTCGACGAGATCGCCCGCGGCCTCGGCGCCCCCGGCGGCTCCCAGCAGGCCTCGCGGGCGGCCCTGCACTCGCGGGACGCGGACCGCTCCGAGGTGTACCTGGCCACCTGCGTGTACGCGGTCTACGACCCGGTCACGCGGCGCTGCACGATCGCCAACGCGGGCCACATGCCGCCCGTGCTGGTCGAACCCCCGGACGAGGCCGGCGTCCCGCGGCCCGCACTGCTCCTGGAGGTGCCGCCCGGGATGCCGCTGGGCGTGGGCGGCGAACCCTTCGAGGAGGTCGAGGTCGACCTGCCGGAGGGCGCACTGCTGGCCCTCTACACGGACGGGCTCGTGGAATCCCGCGACCATCCCCTGGAGGAGGGGCTGCGCGGACTGCGCGCGGCCCTCGCGGATCCGGTCCGGCCGCTGGAAGACGTCTGCGACCACGTCCTGAACACCCTCGACACCCGGCACGGCGAGGACGACATCGCCCTGCTCATGGCACGGGTGCAGGGCCTGCCGCTGGACGCGGTCGGCGACTGGCAACTGCCGCGCGAGGCCCGCTCGGTGGGCCGGGCCCGCGAACTGGCCCGGGCCAAGCTCCCGGCCTGGGGCCTGGAGGGCCTGCTGGACACGACCGAACTGCTGGTCAGCGAACTGGTGACCAACGCCCTGCGCTACGGGGAGGGCGAGATCCGGCTGCGCCTGCTGCTGGACCGCACGCTGGTCTGCGAGGTCTGGGACGCGAACCTGGTCCAGCCCCGCCGGCGCCGCGCCCGCGACACCGACGAGGGCGGCCGCGGCCTCCAGCTGGTCGGCCTGCTGTCGGCGGGCTGGGGCACGCGCCGCACCCACCGGGGCAAGACGGTCTGGTTCGAACTCCCGCTGCCCGGCCAGGCATCGGAGGCCGTCACCGAACTGTCGGCGGAGCAGCTGCTGAGCATGTACGGATGA
- a CDS encoding succinate dehydrogenase/fumarate reductase iron-sulfur subunit, which produces MSTYDASFRIWRGDAEGGELRDFTVEVHDGEVVLDIVHRLQATQASDLAVRWNCKAGKCGSCSAEVNGRPRLMCMTRMSTFERSETITVTPLRAFPVVRDLVTDVSFNYAKAREVPAFVPPEGVAPGAYRMQQIDVERSQEFRKCIECFLCQDTCHVVRDHEENKGVFAGPRFLMRVAELDMHPLDAAAEAGLDRKRTAQEEHGLGYCNITKCCTEVCPEGIKITDNALIPLKERAVDRKYDPLVWLGNKIGRRQG; this is translated from the coding sequence ATGAGTACGTACGACGCGAGCTTCCGGATCTGGCGGGGCGACGCGGAGGGCGGGGAGCTGCGCGACTTCACCGTCGAGGTGCACGACGGGGAGGTGGTCCTGGACATCGTCCACCGGCTCCAGGCCACCCAGGCCTCGGACCTGGCGGTGCGCTGGAACTGCAAGGCGGGCAAGTGCGGCTCGTGCAGTGCGGAGGTCAACGGCCGGCCGCGGCTGATGTGCATGACGCGCATGTCGACCTTCGAGCGGTCCGAGACGATCACGGTCACCCCGCTGCGCGCCTTCCCCGTCGTCCGGGACCTGGTGACGGACGTGTCCTTCAACTACGCCAAGGCGCGGGAGGTCCCGGCCTTCGTACCGCCGGAGGGGGTGGCCCCGGGCGCGTACCGGATGCAGCAGATCGATGTGGAGCGCTCGCAGGAGTTCCGCAAGTGCATCGAGTGCTTCCTGTGCCAGGACACCTGTCACGTGGTGCGTGACCACGAGGAGAACAAGGGGGTCTTCGCCGGTCCGCGGTTCCTGATGCGGGTGGCGGAGCTGGACATGCATCCGCTGGACGCGGCGGCCGAGGCGGGACTGGACCGCAAGCGCACCGCGCAGGAGGAGCACGGGCTCGGCTACTGCAACATCACCAAGTGCTGTACGGAGGTCTGCCCGGAGGGCATCAAGATCACCGACAATGCGCTGATCCCGCTGAAGGAGCGGGCGGTGGACCGCAAGTACGACCCGCTGGTGTGGCTGGGGAACAAGATCGGGCGCCGGCAGGGCTGA
- a CDS encoding ATP-binding protein encodes MIGVIDTDGECAEWAFPAEPGAVRTARHAVRGALHDWGLEVVGDVTVLLVSELVTNSLRYASGPIGVRLERRNPAAGGPAGGPALLVEVSDPLPDPPRERVADHDDEGGRGLHLVAVSSQRWGTRHGKSGKTVWFELAIPGE; translated from the coding sequence GTGATCGGCGTGATCGACACAGACGGTGAGTGCGCCGAGTGGGCCTTCCCCGCCGAGCCCGGTGCCGTCCGCACCGCCCGCCACGCCGTCCGCGGCGCCCTGCACGACTGGGGCCTGGAAGTCGTCGGTGATGTGACCGTCCTGCTGGTCAGCGAGCTCGTCACCAATTCCCTGCGGTACGCCTCCGGCCCCATCGGAGTTCGCCTGGAACGGCGCAATCCAGCCGCCGGGGGCCCCGCGGGCGGTCCCGCGCTCCTCGTGGAGGTTTCCGATCCGCTTCCGGATCCGCCCCGGGAACGCGTCGCGGACCACGACGACGAGGGGGGCCGTGGCCTGCACCTGGTCGCCGTCTCCTCGCAGCGCTGGGGGACCCGGCACGGGAAGTCGGGCAAGACAGTGTGGTTCGAATTGGCTATTCCTGGTGAGTAA
- a CDS encoding TPM domain-containing protein — protein sequence MRGHETPHNLPIVIPPRSRPRRRTFVRAGLALAAGLLAVGGWGAAGAAPAWAEDPVTLSQQGQITDRVGALGDRKGAVTAALDKLYADRKIQLFVAYVRDFSGRSAQSWADATAQRNGLGQNDVLLAVATGARQYAYSADVDSGFTEQQLATVAQTAIEPALKQNDWAGAAIGAANGYNAVLGGQPVPVPTISPGPADPGGEGSGESGAGDFVLPVVAVGAAGALAAYTYTRRKRKDAAGGGRGTTTGPGWPEGAPDRLPLPELDARAKTLLVETDDAVRTSTEELGFASAQFGEEAARPFVAAVEYAKNELTHAFRLRQQLDDAYPEDDATRRRMLDEIVARCTEANRRLDAESEDFDRLRDLEKNAPQALASVEQGYLELTGRASTAEATLTALAGRYADSASAPVASNAEQAKDRLLFAATNLGLAHAALDAGEKGPGAVHVRAAEGAVDQAATLVDAVERRAQELAEAAGKLPGALTETDTDLADARGLLTGTAEGTSTADLRGRIGRAEAVLADVRREEAAGRYDPIDALRRIEEADAALDEALAGARERESGRQRAVALLDQAMLAARSAIGAATDYITTTRGAVGSQARTRLAEAGRHLERAVSLAAADPAGALAEAQQADALARQAQQLAEQDVRAYQDPYAGRRSGGQGGAVLGGIILGEILRGGGGGFGGFGGGGGGFGGGGGGSGPGSFGGGGTRGRMGGGGRF from the coding sequence ATGCGAGGCCACGAAACCCCCCATAACCTCCCAATTGTGATTCCGCCGAGAAGCAGGCCGCGCCGCAGGACGTTCGTACGGGCCGGGCTCGCCCTGGCGGCCGGGCTGCTCGCGGTCGGCGGCTGGGGCGCGGCCGGGGCGGCGCCCGCGTGGGCCGAGGATCCCGTCACCCTGTCCCAGCAGGGGCAGATCACCGACCGTGTGGGGGCCCTGGGCGACCGGAAGGGCGCCGTCACCGCCGCGCTCGACAAGCTGTACGCCGACCGGAAGATCCAGCTCTTCGTCGCCTACGTACGGGACTTCTCCGGGCGCTCCGCCCAGAGCTGGGCCGACGCCACCGCGCAGCGCAACGGCCTCGGCCAGAACGACGTCCTGCTGGCCGTGGCGACCGGGGCCCGCCAGTACGCCTATTCGGCCGATGTCGACTCCGGTTTCACCGAGCAGCAGCTGGCCACCGTCGCGCAGACGGCCATCGAGCCCGCCCTGAAGCAGAACGACTGGGCGGGCGCCGCCATCGGTGCGGCCAACGGCTACAACGCCGTCCTCGGCGGTCAGCCGGTCCCCGTGCCCACCATCAGCCCCGGCCCGGCGGACCCCGGCGGCGAGGGGAGCGGCGAGAGCGGGGCCGGGGACTTCGTGCTCCCGGTGGTCGCCGTCGGTGCGGCGGGGGCGCTCGCGGCGTACACGTACACCCGCCGCAAGCGCAAGGACGCCGCCGGGGGCGGGCGCGGTACGACGACCGGGCCGGGCTGGCCCGAAGGGGCGCCGGACCGGCTCCCGCTGCCGGAGCTGGACGCCAGGGCCAAGACCCTGCTGGTGGAGACCGACGACGCGGTCCGCACCAGCACCGAGGAACTCGGTTTCGCCTCGGCCCAGTTCGGCGAGGAGGCGGCCCGGCCCTTCGTCGCGGCCGTGGAGTACGCCAAGAACGAGCTCACGCACGCCTTCCGGCTGCGCCAGCAGCTCGACGACGCCTACCCGGAGGACGACGCGACCCGGCGCCGGATGCTGGACGAGATCGTCGCCCGGTGCACCGAGGCGAACCGGCGGCTGGACGCCGAGTCGGAGGACTTCGACCGGCTGCGGGACCTGGAGAAGAACGCCCCGCAGGCGCTGGCCTCGGTGGAGCAGGGCTATCTGGAGCTGACGGGGCGCGCGAGCACCGCCGAGGCGACGCTGACCGCGCTGGCCGGGCGGTACGCGGACTCGGCGTCCGCGCCGGTCGCCTCCAACGCCGAACAGGCCAAGGACCGGCTGCTGTTCGCGGCGACCAACCTGGGCCTGGCCCACGCGGCCCTCGACGCGGGCGAGAAGGGCCCGGGGGCCGTGCACGTACGGGCCGCCGAGGGCGCGGTGGACCAGGCGGCGACCCTGGTGGACGCGGTCGAGCGGCGGGCGCAGGAACTGGCGGAGGCGGCCGGGAAGCTGCCGGGCGCGCTGACCGAGACGGACACCGACCTCGCGGACGCCCGCGGGCTGCTCACCGGCACCGCGGAGGGCACCTCGACGGCGGACCTGCGCGGGCGGATCGGCCGTGCGGAGGCCGTGCTGGCCGACGTACGGCGGGAGGAGGCGGCCGGCCGGTACGACCCGATCGACGCCCTGCGCCGGATCGAAGAGGCCGACGCGGCCCTCGACGAGGCGCTGGCCGGGGCGCGGGAGCGGGAGTCGGGGCGTCAGCGGGCGGTGGCCCTGCTCGACCAGGCCATGCTGGCGGCGCGCAGCGCGATCGGCGCGGCGACGGACTACATCACCACCACCCGGGGTGCGGTGGGCAGCCAGGCCCGCACGCGGCTCGCGGAGGCGGGCCGGCACCTGGAACGGGCGGTGTCCCTGGCGGCTGCCGACCCGGCGGGGGCGCTGGCGGAGGCCCAGCAGGCGGATGCGCTGGCGCGGCAGGCGCAGCAGCTGGCGGAGCAGGACGTACGGGCGTACCAGGACCCGTACGCGGGCCGGCGGTCCGGCGGCCAGGGCGGCGCCGTCCTGGGCGGGATCATCCTCGGCGAGATCCTGCGGGGCGGCGGGGGCGGCTTCGGAGGCTTCGGCGGCGGGGGCGGCGGTTTCGGGGGCGGCGGGGGCGGCAGCGGTCCCGGCTCCTTCGGCGGCGGCGGAACCCGCGGCCGCATGGGCGGCGGCGGCCGCTTCTGA
- a CDS encoding PspA/IM30 family protein: MSKQTVLGRVTQLAKANINALLDQAEDPQKMLDQLIRDYTNNISEAEQAVATTIGNLRMLEADHKEDVETAAEWGGKALAASRKADELRAAGSAADADRFDNLAKVALGRQIQSEKEATVAEPTIAAQTEVVDKLKSGLDSMRNKLTELQSKRDELVARAKTAQAQNTMLDAVKNIDVLDPTSDLHRFEEKVRREEAMALGKQELAASSLDAQFEALDDLGRTSEIEARLAALKQGRAA; encoded by the coding sequence ATGAGCAAGCAGACCGTCCTCGGCCGTGTCACCCAACTCGCCAAGGCCAACATCAACGCACTGCTGGACCAGGCGGAGGATCCGCAGAAGATGCTGGACCAGCTGATCCGCGACTACACGAACAACATCTCGGAGGCGGAACAGGCGGTCGCGACGACGATCGGCAATCTGCGGATGCTGGAGGCGGACCACAAGGAGGACGTGGAGACGGCCGCCGAGTGGGGCGGCAAGGCCCTGGCGGCGAGCCGGAAGGCCGACGAGCTGCGGGCGGCGGGATCGGCGGCGGACGCCGACAGGTTCGACAACCTCGCGAAGGTGGCCCTGGGCCGGCAGATCCAGTCCGAGAAGGAGGCGACGGTGGCGGAGCCGACGATCGCCGCCCAGACGGAGGTCGTCGACAAGCTCAAGTCGGGCCTGGACTCGATGCGGAACAAACTGACGGAGCTCCAGTCGAAGCGCGACGAGCTGGTGGCCCGGGCGAAGACCGCGCAGGCGCAGAACACGATGCTGGACGCGGTGAAGAACATCGACGTGCTGGACCCGACGAGCGACCTGCACCGCTTCGAGGAGAAGGTGCGCCGGGAGGAGGCGATGGCTCTCGGCAAGCAGGAGCTGGCCGCCTCCTCACTGGACGCCCAGTTCGAAGCCCTGGACGACCTGGGCAGGACCTCGGAGATCGAGGCCCGCCTGGCCGCCCTCAAGCAAGGCCGCGCAGCCTAG
- a CDS encoding fumarate reductase/succinate dehydrogenase flavoprotein subunit: protein MAQVERQQWDVVVVGAGGAGLRAAIEARERGARTAVICKSLFGKAHTVMAEGGIAASMGNVNEGDNWQVHFRDTMRGGKFLNQWRMAELHAKEAPDRVWELETWGALFDRTPDGKISQRNFGGHEYPRLAHVGDRTGLELIRTLQQKIVQLQQEDFKEFGDYEARLKVFQECTVTRVLKEGQRVSGTFCYERESGRFFVLEAPAVVLATGGIGKSFKTTSNSWEYTGDGHALALLAGAPLLNMEFVQFHPTGMVWPPSVKGILVTESVRGDGGVLRNSEGKRFMFDYVPDVFKEKYAESEAEGDRWYEDPDHNRRPPELLPRDEVARAINSEVKAGRGSPHGGVFLDVSTRMPAERIRRRLPSMYHQFKELADVDITAEPMEVGPTCHYVMGGIAVDSESAATVGVPGLFAAGEVAGGMHGSNRLGGNSLSDLLVFGRRAGLHAAQYSTSAGRPAVAQSEIDAAATEALAPFHAAEGAENPYTLHQELQTTMNDLVGIIRRAGEMAEALEKLSTLRVRAARAGVEGHRQFNPGWHLALDLRNMLLVSECVARAALERTESRGGHTREDCPSMERDWRPVNLLCRPVDPPPADPAADRIALVRQRTEPIRPDLLALFEKEELVKYLAEEELHP, encoded by the coding sequence ATGGCTCAAGTGGAACGGCAGCAGTGGGACGTGGTCGTGGTCGGCGCGGGCGGCGCCGGGCTGCGCGCCGCGATCGAGGCCCGCGAGCGCGGCGCCCGTACGGCCGTGATCTGCAAGTCCCTGTTCGGCAAGGCCCATACGGTGATGGCGGAGGGCGGGATCGCCGCCTCCATGGGCAACGTCAACGAGGGCGACAACTGGCAGGTGCACTTCCGCGACACCATGCGCGGGGGCAAGTTCCTCAACCAGTGGCGGATGGCGGAACTCCACGCGAAGGAGGCCCCGGACCGGGTCTGGGAGCTGGAGACCTGGGGCGCCCTCTTCGACCGGACGCCCGACGGGAAGATCTCCCAGCGCAACTTCGGCGGGCACGAGTACCCGCGCCTCGCGCACGTCGGCGACCGCACCGGCCTGGAGCTGATCCGCACGCTCCAGCAGAAGATCGTCCAGCTCCAGCAGGAGGACTTCAAGGAGTTCGGGGACTACGAGGCCCGGCTCAAGGTCTTCCAGGAATGCACGGTCACCAGGGTCCTGAAGGAGGGGCAGAGGGTCTCGGGGACCTTCTGCTACGAACGCGAGTCCGGCCGCTTCTTCGTGCTGGAGGCCCCGGCGGTCGTCCTCGCCACGGGCGGGATCGGCAAGTCCTTCAAGACCACCTCCAACTCCTGGGAGTACACGGGCGACGGCCACGCGCTGGCCCTGCTCGCGGGCGCGCCCCTGCTCAACATGGAGTTCGTGCAGTTCCACCCGACCGGCATGGTCTGGCCGCCGTCGGTCAAGGGCATCCTCGTCACCGAATCCGTGCGCGGCGACGGCGGGGTGCTGCGCAACTCCGAGGGCAAGCGGTTCATGTTCGACTACGTCCCCGACGTCTTCAAGGAGAAGTACGCGGAGTCGGAGGCGGAGGGCGACCGCTGGTACGAGGACCCGGACCACAACCGGCGCCCGCCGGAGCTGCTGCCGCGCGACGAGGTGGCGCGGGCGATCAACTCCGAGGTGAAGGCGGGCCGCGGCTCCCCGCACGGCGGGGTCTTCCTCGACGTGTCCACCCGGATGCCGGCCGAGCGGATCAGGCGGCGGCTCCCGTCGATGTACCACCAGTTCAAGGAGCTGGCGGACGTGGACATCACGGCGGAGCCGATGGAGGTGGGCCCGACCTGCCACTACGTGATGGGCGGGATCGCGGTCGACTCGGAGTCCGCCGCCACCGTCGGGGTGCCGGGGCTGTTCGCGGCGGGCGAGGTCGCGGGCGGGATGCACGGCTCGAACCGGCTCGGCGGCAACTCCCTCTCCGACCTGCTGGTCTTCGGACGGCGGGCCGGGCTGCACGCGGCGCAGTACTCCACGTCCGCCGGACGCCCCGCGGTCGCCCAGTCGGAGATCGACGCCGCGGCGACGGAGGCGCTGGCCCCCTTCCACGCCGCCGAGGGCGCGGAGAACCCGTACACGCTCCACCAGGAACTGCAGACGACCATGAACGACCTCGTCGGCATCATCCGGCGCGCGGGCGAGATGGCCGAGGCGCTGGAGAAGCTCTCGACCCTGCGCGTACGGGCCGCCCGGGCCGGTGTCGAAGGGCACCGGCAGTTCAACCCCGGCTGGCACCTCGCCCTGGACCTGCGGAACATGCTGCTGGTCAGCGAGTGCGTGGCCCGCGCGGCCCTGGAGCGCACCGAGAGCCGCGGCGGGCACACCCGCGAGGACTGCCCGTCGATGGAGCGCGACTGGCGTCCGGTGAACCTGCTGTGCCGCCCGGTGGACCCGCCCCCGGCGGACCCCGCGGCCGACCGGATCGCCCTGGTCCGCCAGCGCACCGAGCCCATCCGTCCCGACCTGCTCGCGCTCTTCGAGAAGGAAGAGCTGGTCAAGTACCTCGCCGAAGAGGAGCTCCACCCATGA